TGCGCTTGGGGGCTCGGAAGCTCAACATTTAAGGGCTGATAATTGCCAGAATGGGTCTGGGTCAAAGTAGACTGGCAAGGCTCGACCACATTCGCACCACCCGGCCAACCAAGGCCAGAACCAGGACGGTGTTCATTGAAATACGTATATTTTTTCGACGAAGGCAAAGCCGAATGGAAAGACCTGCTCGGCGGTAAGGGCGCCAACCTCTGCGAAATGACCCGCCTCGGCCTGCCAGTTCCCCCCGGCTTCACCATCACCACCGACGGCTGCCGCGCTTACAGCGCTTTCGGAGAAGTCCCGGCCACATTGTGGGACGAGGTCAAAGACCAACTCGCCCGGCTGGAGCGCGAAAGCGGCAAGCGACTGGGAGACAGCCACGATCCCCTTCTTGTCAGCGTCCGCTCCGGGGCCAAATTCAGCATGCCCGGGATGATGGACACCATCCTCAACCTCGGTCTCAACGATCAGGCCGTGCAAGGGCTCGCGCAGCAGAGCGGCAATGCCCGCTTCGCCTGGGACGCCTACCGTCGCCTGATCCAGATGTACGGTGACGTCGTCATGAACGTCCCCAAGCACGACTTCGAAGAAGCCCTGGAGGACCTCAAGGACGAACGCGGCGCCCAGAGCGACGTGGACCTCGGCGAGCACGACCTGCAGGAACTCGTCACGACCTACAAAAGCCTGTACCGCGACAGCACCGGCGAAGACTTTCCGCAAGACCCCTGGGTGCAGTTGCAGGGCGCCGTCGTCGCGGTCTTCAAATCCTGGGGCAACCGCCGCGCCGTCACCTACCGCCGCCTCAACAACATCCCCGACGACCTCGGTACCGCCGTGAACGTGCAAGCCATGGTTTTCGGCAACCTCGGCAGCGACAGCGGCACCGGCGTGGGATTCACCCGAAACCCCTCCACCGGCGAACGTGAACCCTTCGGAGAATTTCTGCTCAACGCGCAAGGTGAAGACGTCGTCGCGGGCATCCGCACCCCGCAGCCCCTCGCGGCGCTGGCCGAGCAGCTTCCCGACGTGCACCGCCAGCTGATTGACACCGCACAAGGCCTGGAAACCCACCTGCGTGACATGCAGGACTTCGAATTCACCGTCGAGCGCGGCAAGCTCTTCATGCTGCAGACCCGCAACGGCAAACGCACTGCCCCTGCCGCCGTACGTATTGCCGTGGAGTTCGCGCGCGAAGGTCTGATCACCCCGCAGGAAGCCGTGGGACGCGTGGAGCCCGCTGCGCTCGACCAGCTGCTGCACCCGCGCCTCAGCACCGGGCACGGCATCACGGCCCTCACCAAAGGCCTGCCGGCAAGCCCCGGAGCGGCCACCGGCGAGGTTGTCTTCACCGCCGACGAAGCTGCCGAGCTGGGCGCTTCCCGCGACGTGATTCTGGTCACCACCGAAACGAGTCCCGAGGACATCCACGGCCTCGCCGCCGCGAGGGGCATTCTCACCGCACGCGGCGGGATGACCAGCCACGCCGCCGTCGTCGCGCGCGGCATGGGCAAACCCGCCGTGGTGGGCGCCGAAAGCATACGCATCGATCGCCGCGAAGGTTCCATGACGATTGGCGACCGGACCGTGCAGCGCGGCGACATCATCACCCTCGACGGCGCGAGCGGTGAGGTGTTCCCCGGCGCCGTGCCCACCGAAGCGCCCGACGTCAGCGGTGGCCTGATGGAACTGCTCGTCTGGGCTGCTGACATGGCCAAGCTCGGCGTGCGTGCCAACGCCGATACCCCCGAAGACGCCCGGCGCGCCCGCGAATTCGGCGCGGTCGGCATTGGCCTGTGCCGCACCGAACACATGTTCTTCGGAGAAGACCGCCTCAAGTGGGTCCGCCAGATGATCCTCGCGAAAAACGAAGACGAGGAAAGCGAAGCCCTCACCCACCTGCGCGCCGCCCAACGCGAAGACTTCAAAGGAATCTTCGAGGCGATGGACGGTCTGCCCGTCACCGTGCGCCTGCTTGACCCACCCCTCCACGAGTTTTTACCCTCCCTCGAAGAGCTCGCCGTGAAAGTTGCGGTGAGCGAAGCGCGCAGCGAGACCGACGACGAAAGCCGCGCCCTGCTCTCCCGCGTGCGCGCCATGCACGAATCCAACCCCATGATGGGCCTGCGTGGCATCCGTTTGGGCCTTACCCGTCCCAATATCACCCGCATGCAGGCGCGCGCCATTGCCGAGGCCGCCGCCGAACTCGAACGTGAAGGCAAGTCGCCCAGACCCGAGATCATGATCCCGCTCGTCGGTACCCCCGAGGAGCTCGCGCAGGCCCGCGCGCAAGTCGAGGTCGTGCTGGAAGAGGTGCGCGGTGAAACTGGGGCCAGGCTCGACATCCTGATCGGCACCATGATCGAGATTCCGCGCGCCTGCGTGGTCGCCGGAGACATCGCCCGGCACGCCGACTTCTTCTCCTTTGGCACCAACGACCTCACCCAGATGACCTTCGGCTACTCGCGCGACGACGCGCAAGGTAAATTCATTCCTCACTACCTCGAGCACGGCATCCTCAAGGCCGACCCGTTTGCCACGCTCGATCAGGAAGGCGTCGGCGCCCTGGTCCGCATGGCCGTCCAGGCAGGACGCGCCGCCAACCCGAATCTCAAACTCGGCATCTGTGGGGAGCACGGGGGTGACCCGGCTTCGGTGACGTTCTTCCATGAGGTGGGGCTTGATTACGTGTCGTGCAGTCCGTTCCGGGTGCCAATAGCGAGGCTGGCGGCCGCGCAGGCCAATGCGGGAGAGTTGCAGCACACAACACGCTGAGGAGAAGAAATGGGGGAGGGGCCATGGAAATGCCGTGGTCCCTCTTTTGTTTTGGTGAGAGAGCCTGGAGATTGGTGAATGTGAGGTTGTTGCTGGGCGACTGGTATTTATTTCGTTTTCCTGCCTTGCTCCCACCCCAAAGGGGCAAGGCAGGAAAACGAAATAAACCATCCCTCACCTTCTTGCCCGCCCCGCCCTTCTCTCCAGAACCCTCTCGATCTCCGCCGCCGTTTCCTCCACCGCCCTGCCGGTGACGTCGATGACCGGAAACCGCCCCCGCCTGAATATGTCTTCAGCATAGGCCAGCTCAGCCTGCACGGCCGCCGGACTGGCGTACTCACCACCCGATCCGCCAAGCTGCTTGACGCGGTTGCGCCGGATTTCCAGCAGTACCTGCGCGTCGATGGTCAGGCCAAACACCCGGCCGCGCGGCAAGGTGAAGATCTGCTCACCGACGGGTACGCCGGGCACCAGGGGGACGTTGGCGGCTTTGCAGCCCCGGTTGGCGAGGTAAATGCACAGGGGCGTCTTGCTGACTCGGGAGACGCCGATCAGGACGATGTCGGCTTCAATCAGGTGGTCCTGGGCGCGTCCGTCGTCGTGCCGGACGGTCCATTCCATCGCTTCGATGCGCTGGAAGTACGCGGCGTCGAGTCGGTGGTGTGGGCTGGGTGTTTCGCGTGGGGTCACGCCGAAAGCCTCGGAAAACACCTGGACGGTGAGGCCGAGCAGGTCGAGGGTCCGGACATGGTGTTCTTGTGCCAGTGTGCTGAGGCGTTTGCTCCAGTCGGCGGTGGCGAGAGTATGCAGGATGACGCCGCCTTTCGCTTTGGCTTCGCGGACGATGCCGGGCAGGTCGGCAGTGCTGGTCAAGCCGACGTGACGGTGCAGCTGCGTGTCACGCCGGTCGAGGTCGAACTGGGCGAGTGCGGCGCGCGCGGCGGTTTCGGCGCTGAGGCCGGTGGCGTCGGAGACAATGAAGACGTGATAGCGGGCACTCACGGGCAACTCCCGTGGCGTGGGGAAGGGGGCGTCATGCCTGATGCTACACACCCTCCTGGCCGGGCAGCAGGGCGCGTGTCTGAAGGGCCGTTCGGAGTTGCCGATGACGGGTGGTGGTCATGGTCAAATGAAGGACGCTGACGCCAGTGGGCGTCCGGGGAGGTCGGGAATGAACGGGAAACAGAACGCAGAACAGCGCTTGCACCTGCTGGGCATTACGCTGCCCACGCCCCTTGCGCCGTCGGGGAACTTCGTGGGCAGCGTGCAGACAGGACACCTGCTGTTTTTGTCGGGCAAGGGCTGGCCGGTCAGTGCGGAAGCCGTATCGCACCGCAAGGTGGGACGCGAGATCGGCGTGGAGGAGGCTTACGGATTCGCACGTGAAGTGGGGTTGCAGCTGCTCGCCGAGATGCGTGTGGCCCTGGGGAGCCTGAACCGGGTGCGGCGGGTGGTGAAGGTGCTGGGCATGGTGAACGCCACGCCGGAGTTCACGCAGCATCCTCTGGTGATCAATGGATGTTCGGACGTGTTCGTGGAGGTGTTCGGTGAAGCCGGAAAGCACGCGCGCTCTGCCGTGGGAATGGGGTCGTTGCCACGTGGATTCGCCGTCGAGATCGAGGCGATCGTCGAGGTGAAAGCAGAGGAAGAAGAATAGCCGGCACGCACGAAGTTCACTTGAAGCGCGGCGGCGAACGGGCCTCCAGGCCTGGAGGCTCCTTGCTATCCTGGCCCGTATGACCGATGCAAAAGCCTCCCAGTTCGGCGTGACGCCGCAGAGTGTGGATTTCAACGAGTGGTACAACGAAGTGGTCGTCAAGGCCGACCTGGCCGACTACAGCCCGGTGCGCGGCAGCATGGTGGTCAAGCCTTATGGCAGCGCCATCTGGGAGCGCATCCAGCGCTGGCTGGACGACCGCTTCAAGGAGACCGGTCATGAAAGTCTGCTGTTCCCGACGCTGATTCCCATGAATTTCCTGCAAAAGGAAGCGCAGCATGTCGAGGGTTTTGCGCCGGAACTCTTCACGGTCACCAAGATCGGCACGGAAGCCCTCGAGGAGCCTTACGTTTTGCGCCCGACCTCGGAGACGATCATCGGGCACATGTGGTCG
The Deinococcus peraridilitoris DSM 19664 genome window above contains:
- the ppdK gene encoding pyruvate, phosphate dikinase, which codes for MKYVYFFDEGKAEWKDLLGGKGANLCEMTRLGLPVPPGFTITTDGCRAYSAFGEVPATLWDEVKDQLARLERESGKRLGDSHDPLLVSVRSGAKFSMPGMMDTILNLGLNDQAVQGLAQQSGNARFAWDAYRRLIQMYGDVVMNVPKHDFEEALEDLKDERGAQSDVDLGEHDLQELVTTYKSLYRDSTGEDFPQDPWVQLQGAVVAVFKSWGNRRAVTYRRLNNIPDDLGTAVNVQAMVFGNLGSDSGTGVGFTRNPSTGEREPFGEFLLNAQGEDVVAGIRTPQPLAALAEQLPDVHRQLIDTAQGLETHLRDMQDFEFTVERGKLFMLQTRNGKRTAPAAVRIAVEFAREGLITPQEAVGRVEPAALDQLLHPRLSTGHGITALTKGLPASPGAATGEVVFTADEAAELGASRDVILVTTETSPEDIHGLAAARGILTARGGMTSHAAVVARGMGKPAVVGAESIRIDRREGSMTIGDRTVQRGDIITLDGASGEVFPGAVPTEAPDVSGGLMELLVWAADMAKLGVRANADTPEDARRAREFGAVGIGLCRTEHMFFGEDRLKWVRQMILAKNEDEESEALTHLRAAQREDFKGIFEAMDGLPVTVRLLDPPLHEFLPSLEELAVKVAVSEARSETDDESRALLSRVRAMHESNPMMGLRGIRLGLTRPNITRMQARAIAEAAAELEREGKSPRPEIMIPLVGTPEELAQARAQVEVVLEEVRGETGARLDILIGTMIEIPRACVVAGDIARHADFFSFGTNDLTQMTFGYSRDDAQGKFIPHYLEHGILKADPFATLDQEGVGALVRMAVQAGRAANPNLKLGICGEHGGDPASVTFFHEVGLDYVSCSPFRVPIARLAAAQANAGELQHTTR
- a CDS encoding pyruvate, water dikinase regulatory protein, translating into MSARYHVFIVSDATGLSAETAARAALAQFDLDRRDTQLHRHVGLTSTADLPGIVREAKAKGGVILHTLATADWSKRLSTLAQEHHVRTLDLLGLTVQVFSEAFGVTPRETPSPHHRLDAAYFQRIEAMEWTVRHDDGRAQDHLIEADIVLIGVSRVSKTPLCIYLANRGCKAANVPLVPGVPVGEQIFTLPRGRVFGLTIDAQVLLEIRRNRVKQLGGSGGEYASPAAVQAELAYAEDIFRRGRFPVIDVTGRAVEETAAEIERVLERRAGRARR
- a CDS encoding RidA family protein, with the protein product MNGKQNAEQRLHLLGITLPTPLAPSGNFVGSVQTGHLLFLSGKGWPVSAEAVSHRKVGREIGVEEAYGFAREVGLQLLAEMRVALGSLNRVRRVVKVLGMVNATPEFTQHPLVINGCSDVFVEVFGEAGKHARSAVGMGSLPRGFAVEIEAIVEVKAEEEE